The proteins below are encoded in one region of Ereboglobus luteus:
- a CDS encoding DEAD/DEAH box helicase codes for MLPWLDTPLADSGKINLLVEKLAEIISGGHKVVIFSQFVMLLERVHEAIALTYPDLPRYEITGMTKDRLKPVQAFQNAKGAAAMLVSLKAGGTGITLHAADYVFLLDPWWNPAVEAQAVDRVHRIGQSNTVFVYRMVTAGTIEERIQSLKDSKRGLFERLVGGTEGNDLAAHFKTLHELVQLTTAEVVEPEQTPDYVPI; via the coding sequence ATGCTCCCCTGGCTGGACACCCCGCTCGCCGACTCCGGCAAGATAAACCTCCTCGTTGAAAAACTCGCTGAAATCATCAGCGGCGGGCACAAAGTTGTCATCTTCTCGCAATTCGTGATGCTCCTTGAGCGCGTCCACGAAGCCATCGCCCTCACCTACCCCGACCTGCCTCGCTACGAAATCACGGGCATGACCAAGGATCGCCTCAAGCCCGTGCAGGCCTTCCAAAACGCGAAAGGCGCCGCCGCGATGCTCGTCTCACTCAAGGCCGGCGGCACCGGCATCACGCTGCACGCCGCGGACTACGTTTTTCTCCTCGACCCGTGGTGGAACCCCGCCGTCGAGGCGCAGGCCGTTGACCGAGTCCACCGCATCGGTCAGTCGAACACTGTTTTCGTTTACCGCATGGTGACAGCCGGAACAATCGAGGAACGCATCCAAAGCCTGAAGGACAGCAAACGCGGCCTCTTTGAGCGCCTCGTTGGCGGCACCGAAGGAAACGACCTCGCCGCGCACTTCAAAACCCTCCACGAACTGGTGCAACTCACGACAGCCGAAGTCGTGGAGCCCGAGCAAACCCCCGACTACGTCCCGATCTGA
- a CDS encoding MFS transporter, with protein MTAVPAPKEKPLSPNYRWLILGMLIVIGYLNQFDRQTVSVLKTTIKAAFEIDDSGYALLVNAFTACYAIAYIGSGWVVDRIGPRKALALFVAGWSLVTVGCGMAHALWLMVILRGLLGFAEPGLFPVTMRVSTVWAPDKNRGVFMAFATIGTSIGSITAVPIIAWLTIHFHWRLSFVVPGVIGIVLAWMWWRWYREPKAQAQGAPATPAEAAPVAKPAALPWTTLWRQRPLWGVILVRLISDPVWYFCLFWMPGYLQESKHVSIGMLGVIGWIPFLCATIGGLAFTALSDYRAKLAGLRGRKFLVMATAVLGPLCWLIPHTSVMPTIVLFCVVAVLCNAWLGSIAPIIAQVFPVGNVASVYGIAGAFGATGAIVFNWLIGQAATLWGMDTLFIVMGCLHPCAALVMAFFIRSGDMIKTSR; from the coding sequence ATGACCGCCGTTCCCGCACCCAAAGAGAAACCGCTCTCGCCGAATTACCGGTGGCTGATTCTGGGCATGCTGATTGTCATCGGCTACCTGAACCAGTTTGACCGGCAGACCGTCTCCGTCCTCAAGACGACAATCAAGGCGGCGTTTGAAATCGACGACTCCGGGTATGCGCTGCTCGTGAACGCGTTCACGGCGTGCTACGCGATCGCCTACATCGGAAGCGGCTGGGTCGTGGATCGCATCGGCCCGCGCAAGGCGCTGGCGCTGTTTGTGGCGGGCTGGTCGCTCGTGACCGTGGGTTGCGGCATGGCGCACGCATTGTGGCTGATGGTGATTTTGCGCGGCCTGCTCGGGTTTGCGGAGCCGGGACTTTTTCCCGTCACGATGCGCGTCTCCACGGTATGGGCGCCCGACAAGAACCGCGGCGTTTTCATGGCGTTCGCCACGATTGGCACGAGCATCGGCAGCATCACAGCCGTGCCGATCATCGCATGGCTGACGATTCACTTTCACTGGCGGCTCTCGTTTGTCGTGCCCGGTGTGATCGGCATTGTTTTGGCGTGGATGTGGTGGCGGTGGTATCGAGAGCCGAAGGCCCAGGCGCAAGGCGCGCCGGCGACACCCGCGGAGGCGGCGCCCGTTGCCAAACCCGCCGCGCTGCCATGGACGACACTGTGGCGGCAGCGCCCGCTTTGGGGCGTGATACTCGTGCGCCTGATCAGCGATCCGGTGTGGTATTTTTGCCTGTTCTGGATGCCGGGCTATTTGCAGGAATCGAAACATGTTTCCATCGGCATGCTCGGCGTGATCGGCTGGATTCCGTTTTTGTGCGCGACAATCGGCGGGCTGGCGTTCACCGCGCTGTCCGACTATCGCGCAAAGCTCGCCGGCTTGCGCGGCCGAAAATTCCTCGTCATGGCGACGGCCGTGCTCGGGCCGCTATGCTGGCTGATTCCGCACACGTCCGTGATGCCTACAATCGTGCTGTTCTGCGTTGTCGCGGTGTTGTGCAACGCCTGGCTCGGCTCCATCGCCCCGATCATTGCGCAAGTGTTCCCCGTGGGCAATGTCGCGAGCGTTTACGGCATAGCAGGCGCATTCGGCGCCACGGGCGCGATTGTGTTCAACTGGCTCATCGGCCAGGCCGCCACGCTTTGGGGCATGGACACACTCTTCATCGTGATGGGCTGCCTGCACCCGTGCGCGGCGCTCGTGATGGCATTTTTCATACGCAGCGGGGACATGATAAAAACATCCCGCTGA
- a CDS encoding alpha-mannosidase, giving the protein MLPRTFLTQLIPARIDEAARRLQSRIWTPLPDAVIEVAGTESFRDPDFRTPGQLTGADFTPVSPNVDIHWGPKYSQRWFRLVLPDAPAGDKSTRYLEWRDQAEATLYIDGIPYSGLDLAHRYCPLPDGTREALVESVCIRSGIWLDGTASHLEEQGSRYTPPRLFTRNDAAWNAYHDLKVLLDLLEVEHRDYQPPSPVGPPPKVFTDPVRNTPPVFRASPLFRRLSHRLDVAVHVFDRKGLNAFAQELRKIYRDFPADLDALHAVLTGHAHIDLVWLWPERVGEFKAVHSWATQVRLLTEYPEFRFGYSQPASYRAVERIAPALHEQVRGLIAQNRWEATGASYVESDTQIPCGEALWRSLRMGQDEFSRLRGTPASVFWLPDVFGYSGCVPQLLRACGVTGFFTTKLSWSSINRPPHTSFMWRGNDGTEVASHLVLLHDYNEAANLRRLREDALHHQQAAVHGEFLVPTGYGDGGGGPTEEMCERVRRLNNLAGAPRAQWGGIEEFYEKLNSISQSLPVCAGELMLEIHRGVYTTHGRLKTAFRSLERALQIQEAAHVAAGMGPVDLHAWERLVFAQFHDYIPGSSIWEVYEKGIPEIERLAVEALTAAKHALMKNCGTENQTDKCWFNPLPQPRNWIDGDACYRMQPLSGGSVMALECVNASNPCASSTELASDRVRATFDATGGLLSLAIDGEAVALRGTGHRLLAYPDHPASFEAWDIDRNTLVDGLPAQPVGEPDVIKNGLSSGVRFTYRVAETSTARVFYHVRAAEPVLRIDYEIDWRDAEFLLKAVFETGYDGRMARFGAPFGSTLRGQWPGYPREEALWEVPFSRWLTVTDDAQAKGLSVITRDRYGASVRDGAVGVTLVRSAFVTEADHHPQIRETPNRPVHSDIGVQSVSLAIGRYHHAQPANDQAPALADSLFTPCVRFDADAPCAVECGLVGIQNTNTLQPCWAEPGRDGIWALRVHETGGESGEARLEIAKDWCASACALGTPLEAITDESWHAGSLEVPYRAYEVKTVWFKPVGGRSIPQRRSHQ; this is encoded by the coding sequence ATGCTGCCTCGCACCTTTCTGACGCAACTCATCCCTGCGCGCATCGACGAGGCGGCGCGGCGATTGCAGTCCCGGATATGGACGCCGCTTCCCGACGCCGTGATCGAGGTTGCTGGGACGGAAAGTTTTCGCGATCCGGACTTCCGCACGCCCGGGCAACTGACAGGGGCCGATTTCACCCCTGTTTCCCCCAATGTCGATATCCATTGGGGCCCAAAATATTCGCAACGCTGGTTCCGGCTTGTGCTTCCCGACGCGCCCGCGGGAGACAAAAGCACGCGCTACCTCGAATGGCGCGACCAGGCGGAGGCGACCTTATACATCGATGGCATTCCCTACTCGGGGCTCGATCTTGCGCATCGCTATTGCCCGCTTCCGGATGGAACGCGCGAGGCGCTGGTCGAGTCGGTGTGCATCCGCTCGGGCATCTGGCTCGACGGCACCGCCTCGCATCTGGAGGAGCAAGGCAGTCGTTACACGCCGCCGCGTCTTTTCACACGCAATGACGCAGCTTGGAACGCCTATCACGATTTGAAAGTCCTGCTCGATCTTCTCGAGGTCGAGCACCGGGACTATCAGCCGCCATCGCCCGTCGGGCCGCCGCCAAAAGTGTTTACCGATCCGGTGCGCAACACGCCGCCGGTCTTCCGGGCCAGCCCGTTGTTTCGCCGGTTGTCGCACAGACTCGATGTCGCCGTGCACGTCTTCGACCGCAAGGGACTGAATGCGTTTGCGCAGGAGCTTCGGAAAATCTACCGCGATTTTCCGGCGGACCTCGATGCGCTCCATGCCGTGCTGACCGGCCATGCGCATATTGATCTGGTGTGGTTGTGGCCGGAGCGTGTCGGCGAATTCAAGGCCGTCCATAGCTGGGCCACGCAAGTCCGCCTCCTCACCGAGTATCCCGAGTTTCGTTTCGGATATTCGCAACCCGCGAGCTACCGCGCCGTCGAACGCATCGCGCCCGCGCTGCACGAACAAGTGCGCGGGCTCATCGCGCAAAATCGCTGGGAGGCGACGGGCGCGAGCTATGTCGAAAGCGACACACAAATTCCGTGCGGCGAGGCGCTGTGGCGAAGCCTGCGCATGGGGCAGGACGAGTTCAGCCGCCTGCGGGGAACCCCCGCGAGCGTTTTCTGGCTGCCGGATGTCTTCGGCTACAGCGGCTGCGTGCCGCAATTGTTGCGCGCCTGCGGAGTCACGGGATTTTTCACGACAAAACTTTCCTGGAGTTCCATAAACCGTCCGCCTCACACATCTTTCATGTGGCGCGGTAATGACGGAACCGAAGTCGCCTCGCACCTCGTGTTGTTGCACGACTATAACGAGGCCGCCAACCTGCGCCGGCTTCGCGAAGACGCGCTGCATCACCAGCAGGCCGCCGTGCACGGCGAGTTTCTTGTCCCCACCGGTTATGGCGACGGCGGCGGCGGTCCGACCGAGGAGATGTGCGAGCGCGTGCGCCGTCTCAATAATCTCGCGGGCGCGCCTCGCGCGCAATGGGGCGGAATCGAGGAGTTTTATGAAAAACTCAATTCAATCTCGCAAAGCCTCCCCGTGTGCGCGGGCGAGTTGATGCTCGAAATTCACAGGGGCGTTTACACGACGCATGGGCGGCTGAAAACAGCGTTTCGCTCACTGGAGCGCGCCCTGCAAATCCAAGAGGCCGCGCATGTGGCCGCCGGCATGGGGCCGGTTGATTTGCATGCGTGGGAGCGGTTGGTTTTTGCGCAATTCCACGATTACATTCCCGGCAGTTCAATCTGGGAGGTTTATGAAAAGGGCATTCCCGAAATCGAGCGGCTTGCCGTCGAGGCACTCACCGCAGCGAAGCATGCGTTAATGAAAAATTGCGGCACGGAAAACCAGACGGACAAATGCTGGTTCAATCCCCTGCCTCAACCGCGCAACTGGATCGACGGCGATGCATGCTATCGCATGCAACCATTGAGCGGAGGTTCCGTGATGGCACTCGAATGCGTTAACGCATCCAATCCATGCGCTTCGTCCACGGAACTGGCGAGCGACCGGGTGCGCGCGACATTTGACGCGACGGGCGGACTGCTCTCGCTTGCGATTGACGGCGAGGCAGTCGCGCTGCGCGGCACCGGCCACCGTTTGCTCGCCTACCCGGATCATCCCGCATCGTTTGAGGCGTGGGACATAGACCGCAACACACTCGTTGATGGTTTGCCCGCGCAACCCGTCGGCGAACCGGACGTCATCAAAAACGGACTGTCGTCGGGCGTGCGATTTACCTACCGCGTGGCGGAAACAAGCACGGCTCGCGTTTTTTATCACGTGCGTGCCGCCGAGCCGGTCTTGCGCATCGACTACGAAATCGACTGGCGTGATGCGGAGTTTCTCCTGAAGGCTGTATTCGAAACCGGATACGACGGACGCATGGCGCGTTTTGGCGCGCCCTTCGGGAGCACGTTGCGAGGACAATGGCCCGGATACCCTCGCGAGGAAGCGTTGTGGGAGGTTCCCTTTAGCCGCTGGTTGACGGTTACCGACGATGCCCAGGCGAAAGGCCTCTCCGTGATCACACGGGATCGTTATGGCGCCAGCGTGCGCGACGGCGCCGTGGGTGTGACACTGGTGCGGAGCGCGTTTGTCACCGAGGCGGACCATCACCCGCAGATTCGTGAAACACCGAATCGCCCCGTTCACTCGGACATTGGCGTGCAAAGCGTGAGTCTCGCCATCGGGCGTTATCATCACGCCCAGCCCGCGAACGATCAGGCCCCGGCACTGGCCGATTCGCTATTCACACCGTGTGTGCGGTTTGATGCAGATGCGCCATGCGCGGTAGAATGCGGACTAGTGGGTATCCAAAATACAAATACACTTCAACCTTGCTGGGCTGAGCCAGGACGCGACGGAATCTGGGCCCTGCGAGTGCACGAAACAGGCGGCGAGTCCGGGGAGGCTCGGCTCGAAATCGCCAAGGACTGGTGCGCGTCTGCCTGCGCATTGGGAACACCTCTTGAAGCCATCACGGATGAAAGCTGGCACGCCGGTTCACTTGAGGTTCCTTACCGCGCCTACGAGGTAAAAACTGTGTGGTTTAAGCCAGTTGGCGGACGATCCATCCCGCAACGACGCTCCCATCAATAA
- a CDS encoding putative Ig domain-containing protein produces the protein MNIKQTPRTIWLTVVAALCAGTIAPLAADPVQAVQADAFVASTAVATHWRKGGSATNPFPDVYMTKFDELSSLVIDSGIRHIRDTGSTPDFIKKIQMLSDAGVKSIITIHPAAGIRPNSLYWAAGAAYSVDDYVRVVGRDVIAYLEMNNELDMASQRSATYWRPNDTVTLSDDPESANYYINYIKAATADAKASLAASGDGSIASVPLIGPSFATTEKGPNSSYTRAGDLSQHVDFSNIHHYYLGREPETSTIRGIDYVVENCAREQAPGKGMIATEGGESTIAGTSKQIWPAVIQGRYMPRYFLTHFLKGFTVTAAYELVDESRGASVPNTNKEDNFGLIKNDLTPKPAYHAVKNMLSVLKDPGPSFEPATLDYAMSGGTDNVNTAFFQKRNGDFYLCLWLGVSSYDSTGDGSIFDNPPQSVTLALPAEIQSARIFILDDTGAMTSAAASIAGNAITVSVTDRVTIVRLSATSNGGEASMPTGLRAAPASGQIALKWAPVFEATSYTVKRASSASGPFTVVASGLASPEYTDTGLTDGTTVYYKVTATAPGGESVESVHIAATPFKPIIDNADGLPEVTLNGAWTASTAAPFGNNNFPVDYYNTNFIHDGNTAKGTKSVVFTPTITTAGNYNVYIRWTATSGRSNNTPVEVTDSEGTHQYTVNQRINSGTWVLLGTFKFAAGATGNVTIKNDSTNGHVIADAVRLVLDMPRSPAGLTASTDAPPVALSWTAVTGATGYTVRRATSQHGPWTLLADNVPGTSYSDAGTEADTVYYYTVSTVGGTGEGAPGYPVAGASMRPVITSAATKNGVVGEPFSYQIIAQYSPTAYDATGLPSGLAVNQTSGMISGTAATSGTYNVVLSASNAAGSGTAALLLDIASELFAPVITSATTAVAHEGEQFLYELTASQQPDTLTATPMPAGLDYDPATSMISGIPTASGTYNIMLSATNRKGTGTASLELVVEPVRYPPSISSPTSASGAVGSAFSYQIDANYLPSGFAATGLPEGLSIDASTGAITGTPLTSGKFTVTLSATNGAGDGQAQLVITIDGHVETESVVSTGLTAPVSGVCDSAGNLYVVDGGAIKKIAAANNAVSTHATVPQATCIASSPGEPGVFYVGGSGGAVNRILADGTVVTPSLASGLDAINGIAVDAQGAVYVSSGDTVKKISPAGEVSTLVDTGLNAPGGLAINESTGRLYVADTGNNAVKEINTETGAVTATATGFNTPEALAIDDAGLIYVTDTGSGKVLVHDAVSKKTSTVLDTTAGLNAPAGIAIDGDGFVYVVDTGNASVSAILASPMTTVELQNTSAATRSRVTLDGAVRASPGATYQWFKDGVAIPGATGSTYEIAYVLHADAGVYSVIASNPLGKSSDSMVLLVTGVEPPLSDDSFEKGGGATSLWMLGALALLMGLRRIVSRRFR, from the coding sequence ATGAATATAAAACAAACCCCGAGAACGATCTGGTTAACAGTGGTCGCCGCATTATGCGCGGGCACAATCGCGCCCCTCGCCGCCGACCCCGTCCAGGCTGTCCAGGCCGACGCGTTTGTGGCGTCCACCGCCGTCGCCACGCATTGGCGCAAGGGCGGCAGCGCCACCAATCCGTTTCCGGATGTTTACATGACCAAGTTCGACGAACTCTCCAGCCTGGTGATAGATTCTGGCATTCGCCACATTCGCGACACGGGCAGCACGCCCGACTTTATTAAAAAGATACAAATGCTTTCCGACGCGGGCGTGAAGAGCATCATCACAATCCATCCCGCGGCGGGCATCCGTCCGAATTCCCTCTACTGGGCCGCCGGCGCCGCATACAGCGTCGATGACTACGTGCGCGTCGTGGGGCGCGACGTGATAGCCTATCTCGAAATGAACAACGAGCTCGACATGGCCAGCCAGCGCTCCGCCACATACTGGCGCCCGAACGACACAGTGACACTTTCGGACGACCCGGAATCGGCGAATTATTATATTAATTATATCAAGGCCGCGACCGCGGATGCGAAAGCCTCCCTCGCCGCCTCCGGCGACGGTTCAATCGCCAGCGTGCCTCTCATCGGGCCTTCTTTTGCGACGACTGAAAAGGGCCCGAACTCAAGTTACACAAGGGCGGGCGACCTGAGCCAGCATGTCGATTTCAGCAATATTCATCATTATTACCTGGGAAGGGAGCCCGAGACCTCCACGATCCGCGGCATTGATTATGTCGTGGAAAACTGCGCGCGCGAGCAGGCTCCCGGCAAGGGCATGATCGCGACCGAGGGCGGCGAAAGCACGATAGCCGGAACATCGAAGCAGATCTGGCCCGCCGTGATCCAGGGGCGCTACATGCCGCGTTATTTTCTCACCCACTTCCTGAAGGGGTTCACCGTGACGGCCGCATACGAACTCGTGGACGAAAGCAGGGGCGCGAGCGTTCCCAACACAAACAAAGAGGACAACTTCGGCCTCATTAAAAACGACCTTACGCCCAAGCCCGCGTATCACGCGGTGAAGAACATGCTTTCAGTCCTGAAAGACCCCGGCCCGTCGTTTGAGCCGGCGACACTTGACTACGCGATGAGCGGCGGAACTGACAATGTGAACACCGCGTTTTTCCAAAAGCGAAACGGCGATTTTTACCTGTGCCTCTGGCTTGGCGTTTCCAGTTATGATTCCACCGGGGATGGCTCGATTTTTGACAATCCGCCGCAGTCGGTCACCCTCGCTTTGCCCGCCGAAATCCAAAGCGCGCGCATTTTCATCCTGGACGACACCGGCGCGATGACTTCCGCCGCGGCAAGCATCGCGGGCAACGCCATCACTGTGAGCGTCACCGATCGCGTTACGATTGTCCGCCTTAGCGCGACAAGCAATGGCGGTGAGGCATCGATGCCCACGGGGCTGCGCGCGGCTCCCGCAAGCGGGCAGATCGCGCTCAAGTGGGCTCCCGTTTTTGAAGCCACATCCTATACAGTCAAACGCGCTTCCTCCGCCTCCGGTCCGTTCACCGTGGTCGCCTCCGGGCTTGCGTCGCCCGAGTATACGGACACCGGCCTCACGGATGGAACCACCGTGTATTATAAAGTCACGGCGACTGCTCCCGGCGGTGAAAGTGTCGAATCCGTGCACATCGCCGCGACGCCGTTCAAGCCTATTATCGACAACGCCGACGGTTTGCCGGAAGTGACGCTTAACGGCGCATGGACGGCCTCCACCGCCGCCCCATTTGGAAATAATAATTTCCCCGTCGATTATTATAATACCAATTTTATCCACGACGGAAATACTGCCAAGGGAACTAAGAGCGTTGTATTTACTCCGACAATCACGACCGCCGGCAATTATAATGTGTATATTCGCTGGACCGCCACGAGCGGCCGCTCCAACAACACGCCGGTTGAAGTCACAGACAGCGAGGGGACGCACCAATATACCGTGAACCAGCGCATCAACAGCGGCACTTGGGTGCTGCTCGGCACTTTCAAATTTGCCGCGGGCGCGACTGGCAATGTCACAATTAAAAACGACAGCACCAACGGGCACGTCATTGCCGACGCCGTCCGCCTCGTGCTCGACATGCCGCGTTCGCCGGCCGGTTTGACCGCCTCGACAGACGCGCCGCCGGTTGCGCTGTCATGGACTGCCGTCACGGGCGCCACGGGTTACACCGTGCGCCGCGCGACTTCGCAACACGGGCCATGGACACTGCTTGCTGACAACGTGCCCGGCACCAGCTACAGCGACGCCGGCACCGAGGCCGACACCGTTTATTATTACACGGTCTCGACCGTGGGCGGCACGGGCGAGGGCGCGCCGGGTTATCCGGTTGCGGGCGCGAGCATGCGCCCGGTCATCACCAGCGCGGCCACGAAAAACGGCGTCGTCGGCGAGCCGTTCTCCTATCAGATCATCGCCCAATATTCGCCAACGGCCTACGATGCGACTGGGCTTCCGTCGGGTTTGGCTGTCAACCAAACCTCCGGTATGATTTCCGGCACCGCCGCGACATCCGGCACCTATAATGTCGTCCTGTCCGCAAGCAATGCCGCGGGCTCCGGCACGGCGGCGCTTCTGCTGGACATCGCCTCGGAGCTCTTCGCGCCGGTCATCACAAGCGCGACAACCGCCGTCGCCCACGAGGGTGAGCAATTCCTCTACGAACTCACGGCAAGCCAGCAGCCGGACACCCTGACTGCGACGCCGATGCCCGCGGGCCTGGATTACGATCCGGCCACGTCGATGATCAGCGGCATACCGACCGCAAGCGGCACATACAACATCATGCTCTCGGCAACGAATCGCAAGGGCACCGGCACGGCCAGTCTTGAGCTCGTCGTCGAACCCGTGCGCTACCCCCCGTCGATATCCAGCCCGACGTCGGCCTCGGGCGCCGTGGGCTCCGCGTTTTCCTACCAGATTGACGCAAATTATCTCCCGTCGGGTTTTGCCGCGACCGGTTTGCCCGAAGGGTTGAGCATCGATGCTTCGACCGGCGCGATTACTGGAACACCACTCACGAGCGGCAAGTTCACCGTCACGCTCTCCGCGACCAATGGCGCCGGCGACGGCCAGGCGCAACTCGTCATCACCATCGACGGCCACGTGGAGACGGAGTCCGTGGTGAGCACGGGATTGACCGCCCCGGTTTCGGGCGTGTGCGACAGCGCGGGCAACCTTTATGTGGTCGATGGCGGCGCCATCAAAAAAATCGCCGCCGCCAACAATGCGGTTTCAACGCATGCAACCGTTCCCCAGGCGACCTGCATCGCAAGCAGCCCCGGCGAGCCGGGCGTGTTTTACGTCGGCGGCAGCGGCGGCGCGGTTAATAGGATTCTCGCCGACGGCACAGTTGTCACGCCTTCGCTTGCATCCGGTCTCGACGCCATCAACGGCATCGCCGTCGATGCCCAGGGCGCCGTTTACGTTTCCAGCGGCGACACGGTCAAAAAAATCTCCCCCGCGGGCGAAGTTTCCACGCTGGTCGACACGGGGCTCAATGCGCCCGGCGGTCTTGCGATCAATGAAAGCACGGGCAGGCTGTATGTTGCCGACACGGGTAACAATGCCGTCAAGGAAATCAACACCGAGACCGGCGCAGTCACCGCCACCGCCACGGGATTCAACACGCCCGAGGCCCTCGCGATTGATGACGCCGGACTCATTTATGTGACCGACACGGGCAGCGGCAAGGTGCTCGTCCACGATGCGGTTTCCAAAAAAACGAGCACCGTCCTCGACACGACCGCAGGGCTCAATGCCCCCGCGGGCATCGCGATTGACGGCGACGGATTTGTTTACGTGGTCGACACCGGCAACGCCTCCGTAAGCGCAATCCTCGCGAGTCCCATGACAACGGTTGAGCTTCAAAACACGTCAGCGGCGACACGCTCACGCGTCACCCTTGACGGAGCCGTGCGCGCCTCGCCTGGAGCCACCTATCAATGGTTCAAGGATGGCGTCGCGATCCCCGGCGCAACGGGCTCGACGTATGAAATCGCCTACGTGCTGCACGCCGATGCCGGGGTCTACTCCGTCATCGCGAGCAATCCTCTGGGGAAAAGCAGTGACAGCATGGTGCTGCTCGTGACCGGAGTGGAACCGCCGCTAAGCGACGATAGTTTCGAGAAGGGCGGCGGCGCGACAAGCCTCTGGATGCTTGGCGCACTGGCGCTGCTTATGGGGCTGCGCCGGATCGTTTCGCGCCGCTTCCGCTGA